From one Dyella sp. 2HG41-7 genomic stretch:
- the rpoB gene encoding DNA-directed RNA polymerase subunit beta has protein sequence MTYSFTEKKRIRKDFGKRPPVLGVPNLLTIQTDSYREFLQEDVAPKQREDKGLHAALKSVFPIVSYSGNAALEYVDYRLGEPPFDERECRNRGMTFGAPLRVTVRLVIYDKDSPASKKAVKYVKEQEVYMGEIPLMTDTGTFIINGTERVIVSQLHRSPGVFFDHDRGKTHSSGKLLFSARVIPYRGSWLDFEFDPKDALFTRIDRRRKLPVTVLLRALGYSNEEMLGIFFEHNVFHLGKKGGTTLELVAERLRGETLTFDLTIGGKVLVEAGKRITARHVRQLAAENITALEVPDDYPVGRIIAIDIVDPKTGELLASANDEISAEQLENFRKAGIETLPTLYVNDLDRGAYISHTLRIDSTKTQLEALVEIYRMMRPGEPPTKEAAQNLFFNLFFTFDRYDLSAVGRMKFNRRVGRKEIIGPGVLYDQKYFGELKNEEAQALFAAQGDSSDILDVLKVLIDIKNGHGTVDDIDHLGNRRVRSVGEMAENTFRIGLVRVERAVRERLSLAEADGLTPQDLINAKPVAAAVKEFFGSSQLSQFMDQNNPLSEVTHKRRVSALGPGGLTRERAGFEVRDVHPTHYGRVCTIETPEGPNIGLINSLAVYARTNQYGFLETPYRRVNNGKVTNQVEYLSAIEEGDHVIAQANSPLNKDGSFVEDFVSCRFRGESELRPSAEINYMDVSPMQTVSVAAALVPFLEHDDANRALMGANMQRQAVPTLRSQTPLVGTGIERAVARDSGVIVTAKRGGVIDQVDAARIVVRVNEREVGENDAGVDIYTLTKYTRSNQNTNLNQRPLVNVGDVVARGDTLADGSSTDLGELALGQNMLIAFMPWNGYNFEDSILLSERVVQEDRYTSIHIEELSCIARDTKLGAEEITADIPNVGEQALARLDESGIVYIGAEVKAGDIMVGKVTPKGESQLTPEEKLLRAIFGEKASDVKDSSLRVPPGMDGTVIDVQVFTRDGIEKDKRARQIEEMEIKRIRKDFDDQFRILEGAIYNRMRAQLLGKVANSGPGGLKRGVEITNEYLDSLKKDDWFKVNVKDEDVTEFLERASEQVKRHREEFDKRFKEKQGKITQGDDLAPGVLKMVKVFLAVKRRIQPGDKMAGRHGNKGVVSNVVPVEDMPYMADGTSIDICLNPLGVPSRMNIGQILEVHLGWAAKGLGKKIQKMLEAQEKVSQIRDFLDQIYNHHVAGAVQHVDLKSLTDEEIMTLANNLQEGVPMATPVFDGAEEAELKAMLKLAELPESGQTNLFDGRTGEAFDRPVTVGYMHYLKLNHLVDDKMHARSTGPYSLVTQQPLGGKAQFGGQRFGEMEVWALEAYGAAYTLQEMLTVKSDDVQGRNQMYKNIVDGNHEMAAGMPESFNVLVKEIRSLGIDIDLEEIK, from the coding sequence ATGACCTACTCGTTTACCGAGAAGAAGCGCATCCGCAAGGATTTCGGCAAGCGTCCGCCCGTATTGGGCGTGCCCAACCTGCTGACCATCCAGACCGATTCCTACCGTGAATTTCTGCAAGAGGACGTTGCTCCCAAGCAGCGCGAAGACAAAGGTCTGCACGCCGCCTTGAAGTCCGTGTTCCCGATCGTCAGCTATTCGGGCAACGCTGCCCTCGAATACGTCGATTACCGTCTGGGCGAACCGCCGTTCGACGAGCGCGAGTGCCGCAACCGCGGCATGACGTTCGGCGCGCCGCTGCGCGTGACCGTGCGCCTGGTGATCTACGACAAGGACAGCCCGGCCTCGAAGAAGGCCGTGAAATACGTGAAGGAACAGGAAGTCTACATGGGCGAAATTCCGCTCATGACGGACACCGGCACTTTCATCATCAACGGCACCGAGCGCGTTATCGTTTCGCAGCTGCATCGTTCGCCGGGCGTGTTCTTCGATCACGACCGCGGTAAGACGCACAGCTCCGGTAAGTTGCTGTTCTCTGCGCGCGTGATTCCGTATCGCGGTTCGTGGCTCGATTTCGAATTCGACCCGAAAGACGCGCTGTTCACCCGTATCGACCGTCGCCGCAAATTGCCGGTGACGGTGTTGCTGCGCGCGCTCGGCTACAGCAACGAAGAGATGCTCGGCATCTTCTTCGAACACAACGTGTTCCATTTGGGCAAGAAGGGCGGCACGACGCTTGAACTCGTCGCCGAGCGCCTGCGCGGCGAAACGCTGACCTTCGATCTCACCATCGGCGGCAAAGTGCTGGTGGAAGCGGGCAAGCGCATCACGGCGCGCCACGTGCGTCAGCTCGCGGCCGAAAACATCACCGCGTTGGAAGTGCCGGACGACTATCCGGTCGGCCGCATCATCGCGATCGACATCGTCGATCCGAAGACCGGCGAATTGTTGGCTTCCGCCAACGACGAAATCAGCGCGGAGCAGCTGGAAAACTTCCGCAAGGCCGGCATCGAAACGCTGCCGACGTTGTACGTGAACGATCTTGATCGCGGCGCGTACATCTCGCACACCTTGCGCATCGATAGCACCAAGACGCAGCTCGAAGCGCTGGTGGAAATCTATCGCATGATGCGTCCGGGTGAGCCGCCGACCAAGGAAGCGGCGCAGAACCTGTTCTTCAATTTGTTCTTCACGTTCGACCGCTACGACTTGTCGGCCGTGGGTCGCATGAAGTTCAACCGTCGCGTTGGCCGTAAGGAAATCATCGGCCCAGGCGTGCTGTACGACCAGAAGTACTTCGGCGAACTCAAGAACGAAGAAGCGCAGGCGTTGTTTGCTGCGCAGGGCGATTCGTCCGACATCCTCGACGTGCTGAAGGTGCTGATCGACATCAAGAACGGTCACGGCACCGTTGACGATATCGATCACCTCGGCAACCGTCGCGTGCGTTCGGTCGGCGAAATGGCGGAAAACACGTTCCGCATCGGCCTGGTGCGCGTGGAGCGCGCCGTGCGCGAGCGCTTGTCGCTCGCCGAAGCCGATGGCCTGACTCCGCAAGACCTGATCAACGCCAAGCCGGTTGCGGCGGCGGTGAAAGAGTTCTTCGGTTCGTCACAGCTCTCGCAGTTTATGGACCAGAACAACCCGCTGTCGGAAGTGACGCATAAGCGTCGCGTGTCCGCGTTGGGACCGGGCGGTCTGACGCGCGAGCGCGCCGGCTTCGAAGTGCGCGACGTGCATCCGACTCACTACGGCCGCGTCTGCACCATCGAAACGCCGGAAGGTCCGAACATCGGTCTGATCAATTCGCTCGCCGTGTACGCGCGCACGAACCAGTACGGGTTCCTCGAAACGCCGTATCGTCGTGTCAACAACGGCAAGGTCACCAACCAGGTGGAATACCTGTCGGCGATCGAAGAAGGCGATCACGTGATCGCGCAGGCGAACTCGCCGCTCAACAAGGACGGCAGCTTCGTCGAAGACTTCGTGTCTTGCCGTTTCCGCGGTGAATCCGAGCTGCGTCCGTCGGCCGAGATCAACTACATGGACGTCTCGCCGATGCAGACCGTGTCGGTCGCGGCGGCGCTCGTGCCGTTCCTCGAACACGACGACGCGAACCGCGCGTTGATGGGCGCGAACATGCAGCGCCAGGCCGTGCCGACGCTGCGTTCGCAAACGCCGCTGGTGGGTACTGGCATCGAACGCGCTGTGGCGCGCGACTCGGGCGTCATCGTCACCGCCAAGCGCGGCGGCGTAATCGACCAGGTCGACGCTGCACGTATCGTGGTGCGCGTGAACGAGCGCGAAGTTGGCGAGAACGATGCCGGCGTCGATATCTACACGCTGACCAAGTACACGCGTTCCAACCAGAACACCAACCTCAACCAGCGTCCGCTAGTGAACGTGGGTGACGTGGTGGCGCGTGGCGACACGCTGGCCGACGGTTCGTCGACCGATCTGGGCGAGCTCGCGCTCGGCCAGAACATGCTGATCGCCTTCATGCCGTGGAACGGCTACAACTTCGAAGACTCGATCCTGCTCTCCGAGCGCGTGGTGCAAGAAGACCGCTACACCTCGATCCACATCGAGGAGCTGTCGTGCATCGCGCGCGACACGAAGCTGGGCGCCGAAGAAATCACCGCCGACATCCCGAACGTGGGCGAACAGGCGCTTGCGCGTCTGGACGAATCCGGCATCGTGTACATCGGCGCGGAAGTGAAGGCCGGCGACATCATGGTCGGCAAGGTCACGCCGAAGGGTGAAAGCCAGCTCACGCCGGAAGAAAAACTGCTGCGTGCGATCTTCGGCGAGAAAGCGTCCGACGTGAAAGACAGCTCGCTGCGCGTGCCGCCGGGCATGGACGGCACCGTGATCGACGTGCAGGTGTTCACGCGCGACGGTATCGAGAAGGACAAGCGCGCGCGTCAGATCGAGGAAATGGAAATCAAGCGAATCCGCAAGGACTTCGATGACCAGTTCCGCATCCTCGAAGGCGCGATCTACAACCGTATGCGTGCGCAGCTGCTCGGCAAAGTCGCCAACAGCGGCCCGGGCGGTTTGAAGCGCGGCGTGGAAATCACCAACGAATACCTCGATAGCCTGAAAAAGGACGACTGGTTCAAGGTCAACGTCAAGGACGAGGACGTCACCGAATTCCTGGAGCGCGCGTCCGAACAGGTCAAGCGTCATCGCGAAGAATTCGACAAGCGCTTCAAGGAAAAGCAGGGCAAGATCACCCAGGGCGACGATCTCGCACCGGGCGTGCTCAAGATGGTCAAGGTGTTCCTGGCCGTTAAGCGCCGCATCCAGCCGGGCGACAAGATGGCCGGCCGTCACGGTAACAAGGGCGTGGTGTCCAACGTCGTGCCGGTGGAAGACATGCCGTACATGGCTGACGGCACGTCGATCGACATCTGCCTCAATCCGCTGGGCGTGCCTTCGCGTATGAACATCGGTCAGATTCTGGAAGTGCACTTGGGCTGGGCCGCAAAGGGCTTGGGCAAGAAGATCCAGAAGATGCTCGAAGCGCAGGAGAAGGTGTCGCAGATTCGCGATTTCCTCGACCAGATCTACAACCACCACGTTGCCGGCGCCGTGCAACATGTCGACCTGAAGTCGCTCACCGACGAAGAAATCATGACGTTGGCGAACAACCTGCAGGAAGGCGTGCCGATGGCCACCCCGGTGTTCGACGGTGCCGAGGAAGCGGAACTGAAGGCGATGCTGAAGCTGGCGGAACTGCCGGAATCCGGTCAGACCAATCTGTTCGACGGTCGTACCGGCGAAGCGTTCGATCGTCCGGTCACCGTTGGCTACATGCACTACCTGAAACTCAACCACTTGGTCGACGACAAGATGCACGCCCGTTCGACTGGTCCGTACTCGCTCGTCACGCAGCAGCCGCTGGGTGGTAAGGCGCAGTTCGGCGGTCAGCGTTTCGGCGAAATGGAAGTCTGGGCGCTCGAAGCCTACGGCGCGGCTTACACCCTGCAGGAAATGCTGACGGTGAAGTCCGACGACGTGCAAGGCCGCAACCAGATGTACAAGAACATCGTCGACGGCAACCACGAGATGGCGGCGGGCATGCCGGAATCCTTCAACGTTCTCGTGAAGGAAATCCGCTCGCTCGGCATCGACATCGACCTGGAAGAGATCAAGTAA
- the rplL gene encoding 50S ribosomal protein L7/L12: MSLTNEQIVEAVAAKSLMEVMDLVKAIEEKFGVSAAAPVAVAAGPAAAGPAVEAQTEFDVVLINAGEKKVDVIKAVRAITGLGLKEAKDLTESGGVLKEAVSKEDAEKFKKDLEAAGAKVELK; the protein is encoded by the coding sequence ATGTCTCTTACCAACGAACAGATCGTTGAAGCCGTAGCCGCGAAGTCGCTCATGGAAGTGATGGACCTGGTCAAGGCCATCGAAGAAAAGTTTGGCGTGTCCGCCGCTGCCCCGGTCGCCGTGGCTGCCGGTCCGGCCGCTGCTGGCCCGGCTGTTGAAGCGCAGACCGAGTTCGACGTCGTTCTGATCAACGCCGGCGAAAAGAAGGTCGACGTGATCAAGGCTGTCCGCGCAATCACCGGCCTGGGTCTGAAGGAAGCCAAAGACCTCACCGAATCCGGTGGCGTGCTGAAGGAAGCCGTGTCGAAGGAAGACGCCGAGAAGTTCAAGAAGGACCTCGAAGCCGCCGGCGCCAAGGTCGAACTGAAGTAA
- the rplJ gene encoding 50S ribosomal protein L10, with product MALNLSQKQEVVAELAEVAAKAHSLVAAEYAGTTVEQMTAMRKKARESGVFLKVAKNTLASRAVVGTEFEVVKDALTGPLLYAFSTEEPGAAGRLIKEFAKGNDKLKAKVVSVEGKLLPASHVEVLASLPTREQALAMLARALAEPAAMFARAVKAVADKQGGGEAAPAETASA from the coding sequence ATGGCTCTGAATCTCTCTCAGAAGCAAGAAGTAGTCGCCGAGCTGGCAGAAGTTGCCGCGAAGGCTCACTCCTTGGTCGCTGCCGAGTATGCGGGCACCACGGTCGAACAAATGACCGCGATGCGCAAAAAGGCTCGCGAATCTGGTGTTTTCTTGAAAGTTGCCAAGAACACGCTGGCTTCGCGCGCTGTGGTCGGTACCGAGTTCGAGGTCGTCAAAGACGCCCTGACCGGTCCGCTGCTGTACGCATTCTCGACGGAAGAACCCGGTGCTGCCGGTCGTCTGATCAAGGAATTCGCCAAGGGCAACGACAAGCTGAAGGCGAAGGTCGTTTCCGTGGAAGGCAAGTTGCTGCCCGCTTCGCACGTCGAAGTGCTGGCCTCGCTGCCGACCCGCGAACAGGCTCTCGCCATGCTGGCCCGTGCGCTGGCCGAACCCGCTGCGATGTTTGCGCGCGCCGTCAAGGCCGTCGCCGACAAGCAGGGTGGCGGCGAAGCAGCCCCGGCCGAAACGGCATCTGCCTAA
- the rplA gene encoding 50S ribosomal protein L1, whose protein sequence is MAKLTKRMKSAQAAVQPGKFYGLEEALNIVKTNAKAKFAESVDVAVRLGIDAKKSDQGVRGSSLLPHGTGKTIKVAVFCPAGEKAEAAKAAGADAVGMDDLAERMQAGDLDFGRVIATPDAMRVVGKLGQLLGPRGLMPNPKDGSVTADVVTAVKNAKAGQVKFRNDKAGIIHATIGKANFEAAQLADNLNALIADLLKAKPATAKGQYLQKVALSSTMGVGVPVDTSTLSAASAK, encoded by the coding sequence ATGGCAAAGCTCACGAAGCGTATGAAGTCCGCGCAGGCGGCAGTGCAGCCGGGCAAGTTCTACGGCCTGGAAGAAGCGCTCAATATCGTCAAGACCAACGCCAAGGCCAAGTTTGCCGAGTCGGTGGACGTGGCGGTGCGTCTGGGCATCGATGCGAAGAAGTCGGACCAGGGTGTGCGCGGTTCCTCGCTGCTGCCGCACGGCACCGGCAAGACCATCAAGGTCGCCGTGTTCTGCCCGGCCGGTGAAAAGGCTGAAGCCGCCAAGGCGGCCGGCGCCGACGCCGTCGGTATGGACGACCTGGCCGAGCGCATGCAGGCGGGCGATCTCGACTTCGGTCGCGTGATCGCTACCCCGGACGCGATGCGCGTAGTCGGTAAGCTCGGTCAGTTGCTCGGCCCCCGCGGCCTGATGCCGAACCCGAAGGACGGCTCGGTCACCGCCGACGTCGTCACGGCCGTCAAGAATGCGAAGGCCGGCCAGGTGAAGTTCCGTAACGACAAGGCGGGCATCATCCACGCCACGATCGGTAAGGCCAACTTCGAAGCAGCCCAGCTGGCGGACAACCTGAACGCGTTGATCGCCGACCTGCTGAAGGCGAAGCCGGCCACCGCCAAGGGCCAGTACCTGCAGAAGGTTGCGCTGTCCAGCACGATGGGCGTCGGCGTGCCGGTCGATACCTCGACCCTGTCGGCGGCCTCGGCCAAGTAA
- the rplK gene encoding 50S ribosomal protein L11, with protein MAKKVVGYIKLQVKAGQANPSPPVGPALGQRGLNIMEFCKAFNAATQKMEPGLPIPVIITAYSDRTFTFITKTPPATVLIKKVTGVAKGSSKPNTDKVGKITRKQLEDVAKQKEPDLTAADLDAAVRTIAGSARSMGLVVEG; from the coding sequence ATGGCAAAGAAAGTTGTCGGTTATATCAAGCTGCAGGTCAAGGCCGGTCAGGCCAACCCGTCGCCGCCCGTGGGCCCGGCCCTCGGTCAGCGCGGCCTGAACATCATGGAATTCTGCAAGGCGTTCAATGCCGCCACGCAGAAGATGGAACCGGGTCTGCCGATTCCGGTCATCATCACGGCCTACTCGGACCGTACGTTCACCTTTATCACCAAGACCCCTCCGGCCACCGTCCTGATCAAAAAGGTCACCGGCGTCGCCAAGGGTTCGTCCAAGCCGAACACCGATAAGGTCGGCAAGATCACCCGCAAGCAGCTGGAAGACGTTGCGAAGCAGAAAGAGCCGGATCTCACGGCTGCTGATCTGGACGCCGCCGTGCGCACCATCGCTGGTAGCGCGCGCAGCATGGGCTTGGTGGTGGAGGGTTAA
- the nusG gene encoding transcription termination/antitermination protein NusG, translating to MSKRWYVVHAYSGFENQVKKALVERIHRAGMEEKFGEVLVPTEEVVEMRSGQKRRSERKFFPGYVLVQIETNTEGKAPRIDDECWHLVKETPKVMGFIGGTADRPMPIRDSEADTILSRVREGVEKPKPKVLFEPGEMVRVTDGPFNDFNGVVEEVNYEKNRLRVAVLIFGRSTPVELEFGQVEKA from the coding sequence ATGAGCAAGCGTTGGTATGTAGTTCATGCTTATTCCGGGTTCGAGAACCAGGTTAAGAAGGCTTTGGTCGAGCGCATCCATCGCGCCGGCATGGAAGAAAAGTTCGGCGAAGTGCTGGTTCCCACTGAAGAAGTGGTGGAAATGCGCAGCGGTCAGAAGCGTCGCAGCGAGCGCAAATTCTTCCCCGGCTATGTGCTGGTGCAGATCGAAACCAACACCGAGGGCAAGGCGCCGCGCATCGACGACGAGTGCTGGCATCTGGTGAAGGAAACCCCGAAGGTCATGGGCTTCATCGGCGGTACGGCCGATCGTCCCATGCCGATTCGCGACAGCGAGGCCGATACGATCCTCAGCCGCGTTCGCGAAGGTGTCGAGAAGCCCAAGCCCAAAGTGCTGTTCGAGCCGGGCGAGATGGTTCGCGTCACTGACGGCCCGTTCAACGACTTCAATGGCGTGGTCGAGGAAGTGAACTACGAGAAGAACCGCCTGCGCGTCGCGGTGCTGATCTTCGGTCGTTCCACCCCGGTCGAGCTCGAATTCGGCCAGGTCGAAAAGGCCTGA
- the secE gene encoding preprotein translocase subunit SecE codes for MNTKAEQSKGTSGADIGKLVLAVLVLAAGIVGYTYLGNIGAASPVRLVTIIAAVIVSVAIASFTSLGRRARHFLSESQFEMRKVVWPTRDETIKTTGIIIAVVIILSLLLGLIDLILKSVVLDWLLKLGS; via the coding sequence ATGAATACCAAGGCTGAACAGTCCAAAGGCACAAGCGGCGCCGACATCGGCAAGTTGGTGCTGGCCGTGCTGGTGCTGGCGGCCGGTATCGTCGGCTACACCTACCTCGGCAATATCGGGGCGGCCTCGCCGGTGCGCCTGGTCACCATCATCGCGGCGGTGATCGTTTCGGTGGCGATCGCATCGTTTACGTCGCTCGGTCGTCGCGCGCGTCATTTCTTGTCCGAGTCGCAATTCGAAATGCGCAAGGTGGTCTGGCCCACGCGGGACGAGACCATCAAGACCACCGGCATCATCATTGCCGTCGTCATCATCCTCTCGCTGTTGCTGGGGCTGATTGACCTTATTCTGAAGTCGGTCGTGCTCGACTGGCTGCTGAAGCTTGGTTCGTAA
- the tuf gene encoding elongation factor Tu, producing MAKGKFERTKPHVNVGTIGHVDHGKTTLTAALTKIGAERFGGEFKAYDQIDAAPEEKARGITISTAHVEYESPTRHYAHVDCPGHADYVKNMITGAAQMDGAILVCSAADGPMPQTREHILLSRQVGVPYIVVFLNKADMVDDAELLELVEMEVRELLSKYEFPGDDTPIIKGSALKALEGDQSEIGVPAIIKLVDALDTYIPEPVRVLDKAFLMPVEDVFSISGRGTVVTGRVETGIIKVGDEIEIVGLKPTVKTTVTGVEMFRKLLDQGQAGDNVGLLLRGTKREDVERGQVLAKPGSITPHTDFEGEIYVLSKEEGGRHTPFFSNYRPQFYFRTTDVTGAIKLPEGTEMVMPGDNVKISVTLIAPIAMQEGLRFAIREGGRTVGAGVVAKILK from the coding sequence ATGGCAAAGGGTAAATTCGAACGCACCAAGCCACACGTGAACGTGGGCACGATTGGTCACGTGGACCACGGCAAGACGACGCTGACGGCAGCGCTGACGAAGATCGGCGCCGAGCGTTTCGGTGGTGAATTCAAGGCGTACGACCAGATCGACGCGGCGCCGGAAGAAAAGGCGCGCGGTATCACGATCTCCACGGCGCACGTGGAATACGAATCGCCGACCCGCCACTACGCGCACGTGGATTGCCCGGGCCACGCCGACTACGTGAAGAACATGATCACGGGTGCGGCGCAGATGGACGGCGCGATCCTGGTGTGCTCGGCCGCCGACGGCCCGATGCCGCAGACGCGCGAACACATCCTGCTCAGCCGTCAGGTGGGCGTGCCCTACATCGTCGTGTTCCTGAACAAGGCCGACATGGTGGACGACGCGGAGCTCTTGGAACTCGTCGAAATGGAAGTGCGCGAGCTGCTGTCCAAGTACGAATTCCCGGGCGACGACACCCCGATCATCAAGGGTTCGGCGCTGAAGGCGCTGGAAGGCGACCAGTCCGAAATCGGCGTGCCGGCGATCATCAAGCTGGTGGATGCGCTGGACACCTACATCCCGGAACCGGTGCGCGTGCTGGACAAGGCCTTCCTGATGCCGGTGGAAGACGTGTTCTCGATCTCCGGCCGTGGCACCGTGGTGACCGGTCGTGTGGAGACGGGCATCATCAAGGTCGGCGACGAAATCGAAATCGTGGGCCTGAAGCCCACGGTCAAGACCACCGTGACCGGCGTGGAAATGTTCCGCAAGCTGCTCGACCAGGGTCAGGCCGGCGACAACGTGGGTCTGCTGCTGCGCGGCACGAAGCGTGAAGACGTCGAGCGTGGCCAGGTGTTGGCCAAGCCCGGTTCGATCACCCCGCACACCGACTTCGAAGGCGAGATCTACGTGCTGTCGAAGGAAGAAGGCGGCCGTCACACCCCGTTCTTCAGCAACTACCGCCCGCAGTTCTACTTCCGTACGACGGACGTGACCGGAGCGATCAAGTTGCCGGAAGGCACGGAAATGGTGATGCCGGGCGACAACGTGAAGATCTCGGTGACGTTGATTGCGCCGATCGCGATGCAGGAAGGTCTGCGTTTCGCGATTCGCGAAGGTGGCCGCACCGTCGGCGCCGGCGTCGTCGCGAAGATCCTCAAGTAA
- a CDS encoding acyl-CoA thioesterase, translating into MSGQQHEVTFRFLAQPTDVNFGGKVHGGMVMKWIDQAGYACAVGWSGAYCVTAAVSGIQFVKPILIGDLVSVRAKLIHTGTSSMQMAVDVLARDLRTGDERLATSCVMVFVALDKPDGKPTPVPPWTPRDDNERRLQEKALHLLELSKSMEQLVDTRGAGND; encoded by the coding sequence ATGTCAGGCCAGCAGCACGAAGTAACCTTCCGTTTTCTCGCCCAACCCACCGACGTCAATTTCGGCGGCAAGGTGCACGGCGGTATGGTGATGAAGTGGATCGATCAGGCGGGATATGCGTGCGCCGTCGGCTGGAGCGGGGCGTATTGCGTGACGGCGGCCGTCAGCGGCATCCAGTTCGTCAAGCCGATTTTGATCGGCGATTTGGTCAGCGTTCGCGCCAAGTTGATTCACACAGGCACGTCCAGCATGCAGATGGCGGTCGATGTGCTGGCGCGCGATTTGCGCACGGGCGACGAGCGTCTTGCGACGAGTTGCGTGATGGTTTTCGTGGCGTTGGATAAGCCCGATGGCAAGCCCACGCCTGTGCCGCCATGGACGCCCCGCGACGACAACGAACGCCGCTTGCAAGAGAAGGCGTTGCACCTGCTGGAGCTGTCCAAGAGCATGGAGCAATTGGTCGATACGCGAGGCGCAGGAAACGACTGA
- a CDS encoding GNAT family N-acetyltransferase produces MSRDVLRLRLAQPDDARVIGVLSRRVVARWVAPDQSRKVARELLSRLTAKALRQKIMEGQRFHLAYLNDVLVGVAAMRDDHHLVHFYVSTRYQGRGIARRLWQRTVQDATRRAGTHRFTLNATRCAIPIYLRFGFRVDGPEQPSPNGVFTTPMTLLLPKRAGKRA; encoded by the coding sequence ATGTCTCGTGACGTATTGCGGCTGCGACTTGCGCAGCCGGACGATGCGCGCGTCATCGGCGTGTTGAGTCGTCGCGTGGTGGCGCGCTGGGTGGCGCCCGATCAATCGCGCAAGGTCGCTCGAGAATTGCTTTCGAGACTGACGGCGAAGGCGCTCCGCCAAAAAATCATGGAAGGCCAACGCTTTCATTTGGCCTATTTGAACGACGTTTTGGTTGGCGTGGCCGCGATGCGCGACGATCATCATCTCGTTCATTTCTACGTGAGTACGCGCTATCAAGGGCGTGGTATTGCGCGACGTCTTTGGCAGCGCACTGTGCAAGATGCGACGCGGCGCGCCGGCACGCATCGTTTCACGCTCAACGCCACGCGCTGCGCCATTCCCATCTATCTTCGCTTCGGTTTTCGTGTGGACGGCCCAGAACAGCCCTCGCCCAACGGGGTTTTCACCACGCCAATGACGTTGCTGCTCCCGAAGCGAGCCGGTAAGCGCGCATAA
- the ychF gene encoding redox-regulated ATPase YchF yields the protein MGIKCGIVGLPNVGKSTLFNALTKAGIAAANFPFCTIEPNVGVVPVPDLRLNALAAIVKPQKVVPTAVEFVDIAGLVAGASKGEGLGNKFLSHIREVDAIAHVVRCFEHTDIIHVAGKVDPIADIETIDTELALADLDSVEKALNRAERAAKANDKEALAKKPVLQKLAAGLNEGKSARSLGLDDEEKALIRDLFLLTLKPLMYIANVREDGFENNPHLDAVRQRAAGEGAEVVPVCAAIEEELSQLDDADRDEFLKDLGLEEPGLNRVIRAGYKLLNLQTYFTAGEKEVRAWTVKRGATAPQAAGVIHTDFERGFIRAETVSYDDFIHFKGESGAAAAGKLRKEGKEYLVKDGDVLHFLFNV from the coding sequence ATGGGCATCAAATGCGGCATCGTCGGCCTGCCTAACGTCGGCAAATCCACCTTGTTCAACGCGCTGACCAAGGCGGGTATTGCAGCAGCCAACTTCCCGTTTTGCACCATCGAACCCAATGTGGGCGTGGTGCCGGTGCCGGATCTTCGTTTGAATGCGCTAGCGGCTATCGTCAAGCCGCAGAAAGTAGTGCCGACGGCGGTGGAGTTCGTCGATATCGCAGGCTTGGTCGCCGGCGCGTCGAAGGGCGAGGGCCTTGGCAACAAGTTCCTATCGCATATTCGCGAAGTCGATGCAATTGCGCACGTGGTGCGTTGTTTCGAACACACCGACATCATTCACGTCGCGGGCAAGGTCGATCCGATCGCGGACATCGAAACGATCGATACCGAATTGGCGCTGGCGGATTTGGACTCGGTCGAAAAAGCGCTCAATCGCGCCGAGCGAGCCGCCAAGGCCAACGATAAAGAAGCACTGGCGAAAAAGCCGGTGTTGCAAAAGCTCGCGGCAGGCCTCAATGAAGGAAAATCCGCGCGCAGCCTGGGCCTGGATGACGAAGAAAAAGCCTTGATTCGCGATCTTTTTCTGCTGACGCTCAAGCCGCTGATGTACATCGCCAACGTGCGTGAAGACGGCTTTGAAAACAATCCGCATCTGGATGCGGTGCGTCAGCGCGCAGCGGGCGAGGGTGCGGAAGTGGTGCCGGTTTGTGCGGCGATCGAAGAAGAATTGTCGCAACTGGACGATGCCGATCGCGATGAATTCTTGAAGGATCTCGGCCTGGAAGAGCCGGGCCTCAATCGCGTGATTCGCGCCGGCTACAAACTGCTTAATCTGCAGACGTATTTCACCGCGGGCGAAAAAGAAGTGCGCGCGTGGACCGTGAAACGCGGCGCGACCGCACCGCAAGCCGCGGGCGTCATTCACACCGATTTCGAGCGCGGTTTTATCCGTGCGGAAACGGTGTCGTACGACGACTTCATCCATTTCAAGGGTGAAAGCGGCGCGGCGGCCGCCGGCAAGTTGCGCAAGGAAGGTAAGGAATATCTCGTCAAAGACGGCGACGTACTTCACTTCCTGTTCAACGTTTGA